In Cydia pomonella isolate Wapato2018A chromosome 12, ilCydPomo1, whole genome shotgun sequence, the sequence TTGGTCAGGCAAGTTGATATTTaagttgatatttattatttttattgcttttctGTTTACAACGTGATTTATAGGAAAATCATATTTATACTGCAGTAGTATATAgtatatactatttttttttctttttttaatatcaactgtaggtatatactatatacctacagttgatattaaaaaaagaaaaaaaaattagagaaGATAATCACATAAAAGTGAGCACGCGTAACACTTACAGGAATAACCTGAAATtcgttttaaaagtattttgggggtagttagttagttagggtatgcgttattcattactaaaaatcgtaaaataagAGACACCTAAGGTAGGTATGTGGGCGAAATGAcgaatgtaaaattaatatatatcgTAAATACTGGGTAATTGGTTGTTACGCACATTGTACCCATTCATATTTTAACATTCCGTCTGCTTTTACTTTGTAAAAACAAGCGAGTGGATCTTATGAGAACAAAATGTAAAACATACAGACAATAATACTCGCAAATACTTTGAGCTCCTAACAAGTTCGTtctcattttttatttcaagtgtCATCTGCGCttgttatatttaaaacttttgaatacgTTGGGTTTATTAGAGATTTAAGATACGTAATTGTGTTTTGAATATGAAATTATGTTTTGACATAAAATTACATCGCTTAAATGAGTTATTATGGAAATTGtctaattaaaactatttatatgtaactatttattatatatatcgccatctagtacccacaacacaagccttactaaGTTTACTGTAGTATTATGTCGATCTGTGTACAAttgacctataatatttacttatttatttatttctatttatttatagaatcaAACAGGTAATAAAATagcaatatgaatataaatagatacatacatatacaaatcataaaatcattctaacatatttatgtaaatatgcaTTTGCATGCTTTCccttttttttactaacaatagAATACGTAGACATGTCATAATGTAAACATTTACCTTAATATTAAGTGAGATTTAAGCGCGGCGCGCCAACAAACTGGTTACTCCAGTTTGGCGCATTTATTGTACTGTGTAACTGTGTAAttgttttacatgaaaatgaatgaattaataataataatttatctgGATACATAAGGACTAACAAAATATACGTATCTTCAAATGGTATATTTGTTTAAGTTAGATTGAAACCAGTCAATAATATACGTCGATTTGATTTACTAGGTATCGACCGAACTAAGTGAATAACCAAATAGCAATGTAATCCAATAATCCAAAGGCAAACTTGACTCATTGACCGATGTCCACCCTTAAAAATGATCACTGGATAGTAAACGTTTGTTTTCCTTTAACGGCattcagatttaaaaaaaaagttaagcgCACCCACgggtatttaatttaacatttgtTTGATtgttcattaaatatttatgtaattgcGATTGCATTTCATTACTGTTATTAAGTACTTATCACGTTTACAGCATCTTAATTATTCATCTGCTTAGTCAACATCAACTAGCAAGAATTAAATACTAACTGGGTAAATTAAGTTACCATTTCATTTTGCTGGTTTCCATACTTGATAAAGCGACGTCTATCTTAATCTTACTAAATCGAAAACAATGTAAAGTTAAATGAGTCTCGACACGTGATTTCTTCACTTTAATCATGTTAACACGATCAAGCGTCCTCCTAAGGTGCTATCAGTGTTTGAAATTGACTGTTAATCGTTCAAGTTTGACGTTTAGCCGAAGATAGATTAAAATTTATTGATCCCCGGGCCCCTTTTGCTCAGAGCAGTAATTTGAGAGGGTTAACACTTCTTGATACGAAGTTTGTTCAGTCGTTAATGGCGTAATGAGTCgaaacaaaatttacttttaatactaAATTTCCGTGAAAATAGGACTACCGTCAGAGATATCAGAGACTTGTTCACAAGTGACATCACATGAATGACAGTGACAATACATATGTACTTTGGTTGCAGAGCGCTGGTGATACAGCTAAGTACTGCAGAAAACATATTGGACACATTTGCCTGACGCTcgggacaaataaataaaattctaaaCATAAAGCTGAGCTGATGATACAGTTTTAAAAACGATGTTATATAGAAACTCTTAAATGAAATCAAGGACATCGTGTTTACTAACAGATtagaagtaaataataaatgtgtacatatttacaaTAGATAACGCGTAGATTAAATGTCATTGGTTAAAGTGTACACCTgctaaatacattaaaaaatagaGCATTTTGAacctttatttatatacaataaagttaaaaataaatacatttcaaaaatgGATTTAGCTGGTTTACACTCTTAACCAACGACATATTTCATGAGCatcatttattttgatttattatccaataaataattatgtccCAGTCAATATCGATCGATGAACATCCTGTTTTACATTACTCTAACACTTAGTCAAAATAATACTGCTGGACACGACCGTTTCGCGTTTTAATGATCGCAATTTGTGAGAACTTCTCCATTGTTTCTGAAACCGTAAAAAGGGTCACTTCAAActtttataacaattatttatgaACAAAAAACTGGGACAAAGTAAGCCTATTCGATGGTGAAAGGACACCGCTCGAATAATGACGATATTACATCCAAATGCCAAGTAAAATTAGTAATTCGGCCGAATTTGTGGCCCCCTAACGACGATCAGTGGTAACTGAAAGTTTCcaaattttaataaagttgTTTCGGTTAATTTATGTCGGTGTCCACATTTCCAGAGCAGGTTTAATTCATTCATTACGAAAGTTGAGTAACAAGGTGGGTCGTTCAATTTTAATTGAATGGGTTTTgtcgtaaatatttatttatagcccTCATTATAGCCAAATTATATTTCAGCGAACGCGAGTCGCAAGTTGCGGTGTTCGTTTAATAATTCTGAGGTAAAATAACGTTCAATTCTGTTATTAAGATTTCGAGGAAGTTATGAGTGGAAAACTTCTAAGGGTTAATTAAGTGGATGGAGCGGTGAAGTATTATATTGAAAGGGTTTATTTCCCTCGTCCCGAATAGAGGGCTGTAAATATGATGATTTTAGTAACTTGCGCTATGGCAATAAACTTTACAGGTATTTTTCGGAATAAGAGAGCAGAACAAATTGCCCGCTAATGCCCAGAGGTATCATAAAGATTCGAGCATAGTTTCCTAGGCGGCTTGTTGAAAACATGTTGCTCTCAGGGGTGCACGACCTTTCGAACTCGAGTAGACACTTCAGGcgtgtaataataattatatagacaAGGGTAGCATAAAATTGTTCTCTCGTGAAATTATATCTCGTGATATTTTCACTTCTGACAAGAAGAAATATAGcttcataaattattatttgaatctTTTCGTAGAATAAATATACCTGACGGTCCGTTTTCAGAATATTTAGTGTCTTAATCTAATTTGGAATTTATTGAGTACGTCGTTCCACCATAACCATGGTACGTAAAAATACGACCAAAATACACGCGTTAACTaattacatcatttagatatcaaaatgtacgttcaaattggcctcaATATCCTCACTGTTGTAGACGTCGCAGACGTTTTGGTTAGGGCGGTAGTTGCCATTAATCGTTAACAGGTTGCAAAATAGTAAGAAAGAAACAAACAGAGTGAGACAGACATCTTTATTTATGCATAATCAACGCATTGCTCAGTTGGCCACGCGTCCAGAACCTCGATGTGATAGCCGTATCTGTCAACGCAGTAGTGTAGACGTCACCGAAATTCGGATTGGAATGATATTTAGTTGTCGCTACCTGTAGACAACAGGTAGTAAACAATAATAAAGGAACAAATAGAGTGAGACAGACTGAGCGATAGATTTGCGTAATTAGCGCATTGGTCAGTAGGCCACGCAACACTTTCGACGCAGTAGTGGACGACGCCTACTTTCTGGTTAGAGCAGCAGTTGCCTTTGTAGTAAATAATACGAACGACTAACAAACAGAGAAAGAAACGTATAGAGTCAGAGAGATAGCTTTATTTATGCGTAACTAACACATTGGTGGGTAGGCCATCACGCGTCTCGTAGCTCGCTGTTATAGCCGTCCCTGTCGATGTTCGACGACGGCGTTCTTGATTGGGCTGCCGTTGCCTTGGCAGAGATTTGACATGtagaaaataaagataaagacaCAAATAGATCGAGACAGAGTTATGTTTACGCGTAACTGGCACAATTGTCAGCAGGCCACGCGTCCAGCAGCTCAATGTAATAGCCATCCCTGTCGACGCAGTAGTATACATCGCCAACGTTTTGGTTAGGGCGGTAGTTGCCGTTGCCTTGGCAGACATCCGTGACGGTCATGCCGCGTTCGGGGAAATACATCACTGTGTCACGAGCGCAGTCTGTGGAATAAAGAAGCACATTTTATTTCGCTTTACCATCCGTTATTACCGAATTGTAAACATTCCAGCGGGTAAAAATAATTTGGTTTGATTTCAATATTCTACAAAACAAATTGTTGGACCAACATTGTTTACTGAATCGTAGAATGGCGTATGGTATTTGTATTACAAAGTCAGAATTATTCTTCCTTCATATTGAGAGAgaattttaattcgtttgtgataagcgttccgactgaacgtctagcgaccttcaacaaggaggagttttggccgaagggtgtaaagtttcggcggttctgaggccggctccctgacagtGCGGAGTTGCGTAATGCATGGCAACCATAATGTGATAactagtgtttagttttaaaatatattgttataatatgtatgttagttataatgtatttatttatgggccactagttacctgaaataaagattttcattcattcatattcaattaatttgtgtattttattaagatgatagtggacgaccgcatctccatacaaatgtacacatttttctcactggatattgacattatggatttttttatacaatttattgaatattaaccatagctatgccttTTCGTTTgaatttattcgattttattattggtattaagtataagagctaggagcgaaaaacaaattccatgcAAATTTATAAAGCTCgttattcttataataattaaaaaatctaaaaatcattactgtggttgaaatacattaaattgcgtaaaaatattttctataatattaatatccagacaAATAATTGGGGACAATGTATTGAGAATGCCCCATTTCATCTTAATATTGTCAGATAACGTTATATTCAATCCTATCTAAGCAGGTTCGATaatcaaatagtttttttttcgattcagtttttggaagTTGTTTAATATAGAGCCACTATCTTTAATTTAGTTTGAAGAGGGCGTCAGTGCATGCTAAGCTGCGTATGAAAACCCTCGACATAGTTTCTAACAGATTCATAGTTTTATTTGTGGagttattttatcttcacaACAAGAACATTTACATACAAATCCCTGGCACCCCGCATATGGTAATACGTCTCCACATCGGTACATTAGTTCCGCGTAGAATCTGCACGTATATCAGTTCGGCATTACGCTCTATTGAGAGCGCGTGGAGAATTTTCCATATAACAAATGAGAAAACGGCTCCCTTGTTAGGTTTCTTCGGCGTAATCAAAGTAGAACGCGCTTTAGAGAAGTAATCATGGGAATATATTATGGCATTATATAAGCTGTCATACTTTGATATGTGTGTTTGGTAAAGTATTATAGAATATGTGTAAAATTACatagttttatcattttatattgGTAATCTATATAGGACTTTGTAATCCAGAATTGTAATTGGAAGACTGCTTTTctgctttaaataaaaatattttagagacAAAGCTCAGCGTCagagttttagttttattaaaatattcccGAATATTAACTAGCCATgggaaatattttaaatgtttttgtatgCCTTTTAAAGAGGAGGAAATTTCATTCCtttgttcaaaaaaaaaacaaaatgcgtGAACAGTGATTAACGAGAGTCATACAGCGAAATATGTAATGATGAAATGTTCAGGAAAAAcattcatatttgtttttaaacaatttattgcaaaataacattattttagtaatatttgtTTTGATTGGCTTACCAGTAGGCCTATGATGTTCTTACTTTTACGTTTGTCATGGTGGATTTCATATTCATTCTAACACATATCGGTGCATGATATGATTGTCAATAAAACCGCAAACATCATGTCTGTGCAAGTGTGTACACACAATTGTAAATTGATGGAACATAGACTATAATATCACCATATCACATATCTAAGAATGGCTGTCAAATGTTAGTGTAATTGGTTAATTTACAAACGCTTTACCAACTCACAACTTCGTCTCTGTTCACATATCATGAACATTTGTAAGTGaaggtatttttaatacaaaacatgTTTCAAATATAACTTTACTTGTAATACAAGTTATGTAGCTACATCTATAAAATACACCTTGTCTGGCattcacataaaataaatacttactgcaATTCATTCCAGCCATTTCGCTCGACATGGCCTGCCAGGCGCCTAAAATTTCTCCCTCCTTATCCGTGCAATAGGCACTGTAATGGAAAGTAGACATAGCAGTGAATTTCCTAGAATTGTTGCACATTTTGGTCTAAGCTAACTGGGACTTTATAGTGATGGAGTCCAGTAGTAATGGTTTTCTGGCAATTGTCGTTTTAGAAAAGATATTTCAAGATACACGCTACAGGTAGGTATTCGTAATCCCTATACTGATCTTTAAGAAGGTACTATAAATCCTTCACAATTACAGTTTTAAATTTCTCATCAAAAAGAACGAAGAAAGTTCAAGTTCTAAAAAGTTTTggtataaattttattgtactatTTAACACAGACAACATGCATACCTATtatctattaaaataaaataagtctatctattcaaaataaatttaggaGCATTTACAGGGTTTATGGTATTATTATAGAGGCTGTATTTAGTTACAGTGTACACTATcgcatatatttaaaaagacgTCCTGTATCTTATCAGCGCCCAAAAAGTTcctaaataaaagaaatgcaAAGAAACTCACATGCCATTCAGGATCTGATAAGGCCCGTAGCTTCCGTCGTAATCGCAGAACGTATTGGGGTTCCCTAGGAAGTTGGTTCCGTGCTCAGATTGCTCTTGGTTGATCAAGCCTAATGCGTACACGATACTTTCACAGCGGCGGAGGTACTGTTCTCCCATCATGCCGGCGCTATCtacaacataaatatttagtcAAGTTGAGGGTATTACACTATGTTTGTATTGTAAAAAGTTAGGGGACTATTTTATCTGGAAGCTCTTTTAAGGGTGGTTATAAGACTAATATATTTAaccatatttataaattttatgtgGTTTTTATAGCTGAAATGTAAATAGTTGTCGAAAATGAGAtttgatctgtacccctagtgtaaattttatcgacatcataacgtgacgaacgcgtttgcgttaagtctcattttgtataggattttgagtttctaaaacgtcccgcttggcgcgctctttctaaatccaatacaaaatgagactaaacgcaaacgcgtacgtcacgtttcgaaatcgaaattatttacactaggggtacagttagtATCTCGCGAGAAGTGCGATTTTTGCAGAGTAACAAGACTtcaaatttttttgtaatcggATTATAGTTATGTAAGTACTTGTGCGTGTAaaatgtagttttgtttaaaataaaataaaatataaaatatttatttcagatataaCAACCCATATGacacattacaaaataaaattataatttaaaaaataattattttaattcaaaaactaGCACAAAGCcacaaacataattattttataaataaattaaataattataagttagaAATCATTACTTTCTTTGGCCAGGGAAAGTGGTTTAAATGAGctcagaataaaaataattattttatttaatactacgtcggtggcaaacaagcatacggcccgcctgatggtaagcagtctccgtagcctatgcatgtacgcttgcaactccagaggagtaacatgcgcgttgccgaccctaacactccgcaccctcgttgagctctggcaactttactcaccggcaggaacacaacactattctCCAGTTTTACTTACAACATGAAAGCACCTTGATATTGTTCTTAAAGTAGGTATTGGAAGTTCTGTAGGCTGATAAATGCTTAGCTTACCAGAATAATCTATCGCTACACTACGACATAACTTTGGGCTTAGAATACATATTCCTGTATTTTTACTTACAACAAGGTAGCAACTTCATATTCTCCTCCGGCACCGGCGGTACTGTTGGCTGCCCAGTGCGAGCTTCAGCACACCAGCAGAATCCATCATCACACTGCAACGGCTCATAGTTGCCAGTCGCAGTACAATGAAGGGTTACGTCACTTCTGCCCTGAGCTTGTAACTCCGCTCTTCTTCTACTACAGGCTATGAACATTTGTATTACAAATAGATATAGTcctttagatatttatttaaaactagtcATAAAGTAACTAACAACTTGAAACTAGGGCACCATGCTTCATGCATAGCTATAGGTATCTGTATAGGTTTAGATGCGCTTGTCAATGTTAGACTGCAGAGAAATTCagtttatgtacatatacaggTAATTTACTATACCACTACTTAACTATACTTACTACACTATACATATtactatatttatactatatttgtgttgtattgtattgtttgtattgtaatttactTGTTCATATTCTTACGCTTTTCGTTTTAAGCTACATACATAAAATGTGCACCATATTTTTTTCCAATAGCTTTTATTGCCAGCCAACAAATCAGTACTTTCTTGAGGGAGAAAAacgaaatatatatttcatactCACCGCAAGTCATTTCACTGGCCTCGCTCCTCCACATCTGTCCAAATATCCTGTTGCCATCTTCGTCGCTACAGAAACATCTGCGCATCAAGAAAAATGCAAATTAAATGAAGCACAATTTGCCAGCCAAGTGGATTCCGCTGAAATCTGAATCCGTATTCCCTATTGGTTGCGCGATTGCTTTCTAGTCGAGCTCTACGCTGTACCAGAGCATCGTGTCCTCGAGATGCTTAACAATTAGGGTGAACACTTATGCTAGCCTAGATGAGCCTTCGTTTCGAGAAAAAATTGGAATATTATCCTCGAATCTCGTGATTGAACGCGACGTGTTTGGAACGATTTGTGGGACGAATGTAAAATTATGTACAACGCCCTTCCTATAGCCTGCAGCTACTCCGATATTCcatttgttaataaaaaccgAATATGCGAGATATTTGATGTGACATGATGCACATGTCGTGAacgttatacatatatatatatgtaaaagtAATTCTTTGACCagttatatatgttatatacttagttatcttcttcttccttctcGTTTCACTCTTGccagagtagtcgtggtcatcATTTCAGTGGTTGGAGGTAGATATACTTATAATGGGATATTATGCATACAAAACTATTACTAAATTCCCATTGCTTAAGATTAAGGAATAGCTCCCCAAAAACGAGCAGCAGCCTGTGATCACAGGATACCTAGTTAAGTACCTATTAACACTTCTAAAACGACCAAGTTTTATTTTGCAGCTTGACTAATTGGCGCTGCTATATAGATTGAAAGCACAAAAATGTTATTGATTGTAAGCTGTTTTTATGTTGCTGTTATTAATTTCGGTTACCaagcaattttaataaaaacaaaccatGAATTAATTTCACTCGATTAAACGTCACAGATAATTCTATacagaatgaaataaaaaacgcAAATGTTTTTCTCGCACATCGAAAAATTTGAGATGAGCAGAGTTCGTAACGTAATGAAAAATTCTCAGCGAAATAAGAATTAGATCACAAGTATTGCCGTATTCCAGAACCATTGTCGTGATTCTGGGTAATAAAGGCGTTATAAATGTGCGTCCAGATTCGGAGAATGCGTTACTGGGGTGCGCTCTCACAAAACCCTCGCACTGCACGCGTACCGTGAATTGGGGTTTCTTTgatcaatttcaaaattaatatgtatCTCTCCCCGAATAatgaatcaaaaaaatataaatc encodes:
- the LOC133523702 gene encoding uncharacterized protein LOC133523702, yielding MLLYGLLFAFFCFSFREVTAKCERASICVTDATAASQCGPGQTFEPDGSHIFGCCPVCQASSGIPVEEDGCKEPSSCLDDGRYAPVQCKGDMFTGRCFCSDEDGNRIFGQMWRSEASEMTCACSRRRAELQAQGRSDVTLHCTATGNYEPLQCDDGFCWCAEARTGQPTVPPVPEENMKLLPCYSAGMMGEQYLRRCESIVYALGLINQEQSEHGTNFLGNPNTFCDYDGSYGPYQILNGIAYCTDKEGEILGAWQAMSSEMAGMNCNCARDTVMYFPERGMTVTDVCQGNGNYRPNQNVGDVYYCVDRDGYYIELLDAWPADNCASYA